One window from the genome of Gimesia aquarii encodes:
- a CDS encoding right-handed parallel beta-helix repeat-containing protein — protein MRGLVISFSTLIVIGFLVISSQKSVSQNDSTVSQAPAIPTVKSFGATGDGKTDDSAAIQKAVGTKMGQIQFPKGVYRITKTITVDLDKLGPTSLSSDGTATIIMAGAGPAFRFIGTHAGTASPKTVKENVWQNQRSPLVDGLEIVGDHPEACGIEATGTMQMTFTRLTIRRALHGIHFVKRNRNLIISNCHIYENRGAGVFYDHVNIHQSNIVGCHISYNAGGGVVVRKGDIRNIHIGTCDIEGNMGDENSEPTANVLIDSEGAMVGEIAIVGCTIQHDHYAPGSANIRINEHARIRPHSTEYRDGNITIADNVLSDVQTNIEITSARGVTVTGNTMWKGYTHNIRIHDCHNIVVSNNVLDRNPRYHYRDGATAKVGMLLTNCDGCTISGNHINGTGDETAALEIRDSRRMNVTGCTILDYAKVGLLLKNVSQSRISDCLIQNDLPGNEKTYSIQVIGGQENQIVDNLFGNQKQL, from the coding sequence ATGCGCGGACTCGTCATTTCTTTCTCTACTCTCATAGTCATTGGTTTTCTTGTGATTTCATCACAAAAGAGTGTCTCACAAAATGACTCGACGGTGAGCCAGGCACCCGCGATTCCGACTGTGAAGTCGTTTGGAGCCACCGGCGATGGAAAAACCGACGACTCTGCTGCCATCCAAAAAGCCGTCGGTACCAAAATGGGGCAGATTCAGTTTCCCAAAGGCGTCTATCGTATTACGAAAACGATCACTGTCGATCTGGACAAACTGGGACCGACTTCTCTCAGTTCAGATGGTACTGCGACGATCATTATGGCAGGAGCAGGGCCCGCATTCCGCTTTATTGGTACACATGCCGGTACTGCCAGCCCGAAAACCGTTAAGGAGAATGTCTGGCAGAATCAACGTTCTCCGCTGGTGGACGGGTTGGAAATTGTGGGCGATCACCCCGAAGCCTGCGGCATCGAAGCCACGGGAACCATGCAGATGACCTTCACGCGGCTGACCATTCGCCGCGCACTGCATGGCATCCATTTTGTGAAACGGAATCGAAATCTGATTATTTCCAACTGTCATATTTATGAGAACCGGGGCGCGGGAGTCTTTTATGACCATGTCAACATTCATCAATCGAATATTGTCGGCTGTCATATTTCCTACAATGCCGGCGGGGGTGTGGTTGTGCGTAAAGGAGACATTCGCAACATCCATATCGGCACGTGTGACATTGAAGGCAACATGGGCGATGAAAACTCTGAGCCAACCGCCAATGTATTGATCGACTCGGAAGGGGCTATGGTGGGTGAGATTGCCATCGTTGGTTGCACGATTCAACACGACCATTATGCTCCAGGTTCCGCCAATATTCGCATTAACGAACATGCACGCATCAGACCACACTCCACTGAATATCGCGATGGCAATATTACCATCGCCGACAATGTGCTTTCTGATGTGCAGACCAACATTGAGATCACCAGTGCCCGTGGCGTGACGGTAACCGGCAATACGATGTGGAAAGGCTATACCCACAATATCCGAATTCATGACTGTCATAACATTGTGGTTTCGAATAATGTGCTGGATCGCAATCCGCGCTATCACTATCGTGATGGGGCGACTGCCAAAGTGGGGATGCTCTTGACCAATTGCGATGGCTGTACCATCAGCGGAAATCACATCAATGGAACCGGCGATGAAACCGCGGCTTTAGAAATTCGTGATTCGCGGCGGATGAATGTGACGGGCTGTACGATTCTCGATTATGCCAAAGTAGGCCTGTTACTGAAGAACGTTTCTCAGAGTCGTATCTCAGACTGTCTGATTCAAAACGATTTGCCGGGCAACGAGAAAACCTACTCGATTCAAGTCATCGGTGGCCAGGAGAATCAGATTGTTGACAACCTGTTTGGCAATCAGAAACAACTCTAG
- a CDS encoding prenyltransferase/squalene oxidase repeat-containing protein, with protein sequence MSESISYQRVQAAYQRARAELLSARNDAGHWEGELSTSALSTATAVMALEMIRRHRPDDDHSLDSYIKQGIQWIATHQNEDGGWGDTVKSFSNISTSMLCHAVFHATCNTEKFATVVVNAKQYIDRIGGVEAVIARYGKDKTFSVPILTHCALAGLVDWKTIPALPFELSCLPANFYKTVRLPVVSYALPALIAIGQVRHHFQKPRNPITRIIRNLSIQKSLKKLISIQPTNGGFLEAAPLTSFVTMSLAGMGLVDHPVVNKGLEFLLASARPDGSWPIDTNLATWTTTLSVNAIQGTLSEFEKAPIRQWLLQQQYQELHPYTSAEPGGWAWTDLPGGVPDADDTPGAILALLNLRPEDSEHELSSELRLALRNGVQWLLDLQNSNGGWPTFCRGWGTLPFDQSAADISAHVIRALQAWLETEPDDADIPLRKRAEHAIQRSFRYLASVQRNDGSWLPLWFGNQHIKNDENPVYGTARVLAAYASQEMSDSTQAEQAIKFLKSVQNTDGGWGGDAGAPSSVEETALAVDTLLAMGLDPDNPNITSGLNWLLQQVETNGFTESTPIGFYFAKLWYFEQLYPIIFSVSALHRAEMVLKKCTDDNLRLSLAEEDYPIMSTEKQ encoded by the coding sequence ATGAGTGAAAGCATCTCCTACCAGAGAGTTCAAGCCGCATACCAGCGAGCACGGGCAGAATTACTTTCTGCCCGTAACGACGCCGGTCACTGGGAGGGAGAACTTTCCACTTCCGCGCTTTCAACGGCCACGGCAGTCATGGCACTTGAAATGATTCGTCGTCACCGCCCGGACGATGATCACTCACTCGACTCCTATATCAAACAAGGTATTCAATGGATCGCCACGCATCAAAATGAGGATGGCGGCTGGGGCGACACTGTCAAAAGCTTCAGCAACATTTCCACGAGTATGCTTTGCCACGCCGTATTTCATGCGACGTGTAATACAGAGAAATTTGCTACGGTTGTCGTCAATGCGAAACAATACATCGATCGCATCGGCGGTGTCGAGGCAGTCATCGCCCGCTATGGCAAAGATAAAACGTTCTCAGTGCCGATCCTCACACATTGTGCACTCGCAGGACTCGTCGATTGGAAAACCATCCCTGCCCTGCCCTTTGAATTGTCCTGTCTGCCTGCCAATTTTTACAAGACGGTGCGATTGCCCGTCGTCAGCTATGCACTGCCGGCGCTCATTGCCATCGGCCAAGTAAGGCATCATTTCCAAAAGCCCAGGAACCCGATCACACGTATCATCAGAAATCTGTCGATTCAGAAAAGCCTCAAGAAGCTGATTTCGATTCAGCCCACGAACGGTGGTTTTCTGGAAGCGGCCCCGCTCACTAGTTTTGTCACCATGAGTCTGGCGGGAATGGGTCTCGTCGATCACCCGGTTGTTAACAAGGGGCTCGAATTTTTACTCGCTTCCGCCAGACCGGATGGCAGTTGGCCCATCGATACCAACCTGGCGACTTGGACCACCACTCTTTCCGTGAATGCCATTCAGGGAACCCTCTCCGAATTTGAAAAAGCCCCCATTCGTCAATGGTTATTACAACAGCAATATCAGGAATTGCATCCTTACACTTCTGCGGAACCGGGAGGTTGGGCGTGGACCGATCTACCGGGGGGCGTGCCGGATGCCGATGATACTCCCGGGGCCATTCTGGCATTATTGAATTTAAGACCAGAAGATTCCGAACATGAACTCTCATCTGAATTGAGACTCGCCTTACGTAACGGCGTCCAATGGCTTCTCGATTTGCAAAATAGTAATGGGGGCTGGCCGACCTTCTGTCGTGGTTGGGGAACGCTTCCCTTCGATCAGAGTGCGGCTGATATTTCGGCACACGTCATTCGTGCGTTGCAAGCCTGGCTGGAAACAGAGCCAGATGATGCGGACATTCCATTGCGAAAACGTGCCGAACACGCCATCCAACGTTCGTTTCGTTATCTGGCATCAGTTCAACGCAACGATGGATCCTGGCTTCCACTCTGGTTTGGAAATCAGCACATCAAGAATGATGAAAATCCGGTTTACGGCACCGCGCGCGTGTTAGCCGCTTATGCGTCGCAGGAAATGTCTGATTCCACACAGGCGGAACAAGCCATCAAATTTTTGAAAAGCGTACAGAATACTGATGGTGGTTGGGGCGGTGATGCCGGAGCCCCCTCCAGTGTGGAAGAAACCGCCTTAGCAGTCGACACTTTACTGGCAATGGGCCTTGATCCTGACAATCCGAACATTACTTCGGGTCTGAACTGGCTGTTGCAACAGGTGGAAACAAACGGTTTTACTGAATCCACACCGATTGGCTTTTACTTTGCCAAATTATGGTATTTCGAACAACTTTATCCAATTATCTTTAGTGTTTCCGCCCTGCATCGGGCAGAAATGGTTTTAAAAAAATGTACTGATGACAATTTAAGATTGTCGCTTGCGGAAGAGGATTACCCTATAATGAGTACCGAGAAACAATAG
- a CDS encoding glycine cleavage system protein H: MPDDLVFMMGNFEARIPQDRVYSKSHLWFMPEQDHWRVGFTAYSVRLLQDVYFLDWAIDPFTRVQEKQKIGEIESSKALSDLYAPSMGQILEFNEELLNDPSAINQADNYDKGWLFEMESKAQWLTPSEYMQVLDDGWEQTQRMIKGQLN, translated from the coding sequence ATGCCTGACGATCTTGTCTTTATGATGGGGAATTTCGAAGCCCGAATTCCTCAGGACCGTGTTTATAGTAAATCACACCTGTGGTTCATGCCTGAGCAAGATCATTGGCGGGTGGGTTTTACTGCGTATTCGGTTCGATTATTACAGGATGTCTATTTTCTGGACTGGGCTATTGACCCATTTACCCGTGTTCAGGAAAAACAGAAGATTGGAGAGATTGAAAGTTCAAAAGCATTATCCGATCTGTATGCCCCCTCAATGGGCCAGATCCTGGAATTTAATGAAGAATTGTTAAACGATCCCTCCGCCATCAATCAGGCGGATAATTACGATAAAGGTTGGTTATTTGAGATGGAGTCGAAGGCACAGTGGTTGACCCCATCCGAGTACATGCAAGTATTAGATGACGGCTGGGAGCAGACCCAGCGGATGATTAAAGGACAGCTCAACTAA
- a CDS encoding DUF5060 domain-containing protein, protein MQHFISQFLVAVITVCLFAPSSVSSREPLARDSLVFSEKEGIVSVEAEHYFKQTQHDVRAFYLTHSRQTPDLTPDGDSPHVAGASGGAYLEILPDTRRTHSDKLIKQKNFSPEPGKMAVLHYKVHFKTPGRYYVWARAYSTGTEDNGLHVGIDGTWPASGQRLQWCQGKQSWWWESRQRTKKEHCGEPYKVFLDIQKAGTHLIQFSMREDGFEFDKWLMTTDRNLKRPQGKGPSSVVHQGKLPKPFPYVKAKRSQRVTINKEPGTSPTKSTSSQPLQMPRQPNGDGNATISGELRQWHKVTLSLAGPYAHEKDNAPNPFTDYRMTVLLTHSSGTSYTIPGYFAADGNAGESSAEAGTVWRAHFAPDQTGLWKYQISFSSGKNAALDAKVATKNLTPYDGVSGQFEVAASDKEGKDFRAHGRLQYVGKHYLQHAGSKQYFLKVGADAPETLLAYKDFDNTIAGKPKGVPLKTWGPHVRDWKDGDPTWKNDKGKGLIGAINYLSGKGCNAFSFLTYNAGGDGDNVWPFIHRDDKLHYDCSKLDQWGMVFDHGTNLGMYLHFKMQETENDDHQTKGNKRVPESLDGGNLGVQRKLYCRELIARFGHNLALNWNLGEENTQTTAQQQAMIDYIADLDAYNHNIVVHTFPGQQDQVYRSLIGKKSKLTGVSLQNSELETTHAQTVKWVRESAKAGKPWVVAFDESGSAAHAQCPDLGYNGFDGRDREGKMIYTQHKVRKQTLWAVLMAGGAGNEYYFGYKFDQNDLKCEDWRSRDQSWDYCRIAINFFHEHHIPFWTMTNADELVGNPNHSVSRFCFASQGNLYLVYLPQGGTTKLDLSDAKGDFNVKWFNPRAGGDLTTGSVKSITGGGKVNLGSPSVDPKEDWLIVVRKNSK, encoded by the coding sequence ATGCAACATTTCATTTCTCAGTTTCTAGTAGCTGTAATTACCGTTTGCCTCTTTGCACCCTCGTCTGTTTCTTCCAGGGAACCACTTGCTCGCGACTCCCTTGTCTTCAGCGAAAAAGAGGGGATTGTCTCCGTCGAAGCGGAGCACTATTTCAAACAGACGCAACACGACGTTCGTGCATTTTATTTGACACACTCCAGGCAGACACCCGACCTCACTCCAGATGGTGATTCGCCGCACGTTGCCGGGGCAAGTGGCGGAGCCTATCTGGAAATCTTGCCGGATACGCGCCGAACTCATAGCGACAAATTGATCAAACAAAAAAACTTTTCACCTGAACCCGGTAAAATGGCTGTGCTTCATTACAAAGTGCATTTCAAAACGCCAGGGCGGTATTATGTCTGGGCGCGTGCTTATTCTACAGGCACGGAAGATAACGGCCTGCACGTTGGTATCGACGGAACGTGGCCCGCCAGCGGGCAAAGATTGCAGTGGTGTCAGGGAAAACAATCGTGGTGGTGGGAAAGCAGGCAGCGTACGAAAAAAGAACACTGCGGCGAACCCTACAAGGTATTCCTGGACATTCAAAAGGCGGGTACGCATCTGATCCAATTTTCGATGCGAGAAGACGGCTTCGAGTTTGATAAGTGGTTAATGACAACCGACCGAAACTTGAAACGTCCGCAGGGAAAAGGGCCTTCTTCGGTTGTCCATCAAGGAAAGTTGCCCAAACCGTTTCCGTATGTGAAGGCAAAGCGAAGTCAGCGTGTCACTATTAACAAGGAACCTGGCACCAGTCCCACAAAATCCACCAGTTCCCAACCGCTTCAAATGCCGCGTCAGCCGAACGGCGATGGCAACGCTACGATCAGTGGCGAACTCAGGCAGTGGCACAAGGTCACACTATCTTTGGCTGGGCCTTATGCTCACGAAAAAGACAACGCGCCGAATCCATTTACCGATTATCGAATGACTGTTTTGTTGACACACTCCAGCGGAACCAGCTACACAATTCCCGGTTATTTCGCTGCAGATGGCAACGCAGGCGAGAGTTCCGCAGAAGCAGGAACGGTTTGGAGAGCCCATTTCGCTCCGGATCAAACAGGTTTGTGGAAATATCAGATTTCATTCTCGTCTGGCAAGAACGCAGCGCTGGACGCGAAGGTCGCTACGAAAAATCTCACACCCTATGACGGTGTGTCCGGGCAATTTGAAGTGGCGGCCAGCGACAAGGAGGGGAAAGACTTTCGAGCGCATGGACGGCTGCAGTATGTTGGCAAGCACTACCTGCAACACGCCGGCTCGAAACAGTACTTTTTGAAAGTTGGCGCAGATGCCCCCGAAACATTGCTCGCTTACAAAGACTTCGACAACACCATCGCCGGTAAACCAAAAGGAGTCCCGTTGAAAACGTGGGGGCCGCATGTGAGGGATTGGAAGGATGGCGATCCGACCTGGAAAAATGACAAGGGCAAGGGGCTGATTGGTGCGATCAATTACTTGTCTGGTAAGGGTTGCAATGCATTTTCGTTTCTGACGTACAACGCAGGCGGCGATGGCGACAATGTCTGGCCCTTTATCCATCGCGACGACAAGCTGCATTACGACTGTTCGAAACTTGACCAATGGGGCATGGTATTTGACCACGGAACCAACCTGGGCATGTATCTCCATTTCAAGATGCAGGAAACCGAAAACGATGACCATCAAACGAAAGGGAACAAGCGAGTACCCGAAAGTCTGGACGGTGGCAATCTCGGCGTGCAGCGAAAACTTTATTGTCGCGAGTTGATCGCCCGTTTTGGTCACAACCTGGCGTTGAATTGGAACCTTGGCGAGGAAAACACTCAAACGACAGCACAACAGCAGGCGATGATTGATTACATCGCCGACCTGGACGCTTACAATCACAATATTGTCGTTCACACTTTTCCAGGGCAACAAGATCAGGTCTATCGGTCACTCATTGGAAAAAAGTCGAAGCTGACGGGTGTGTCACTACAAAACAGTGAATTGGAAACCACACACGCTCAAACAGTGAAATGGGTTCGCGAGTCCGCCAAAGCCGGCAAGCCGTGGGTCGTCGCCTTTGATGAATCGGGGAGTGCCGCTCACGCTCAATGCCCCGACCTCGGCTACAACGGATTTGATGGACGCGACCGCGAAGGCAAGATGATTTATACGCAGCACAAAGTCCGCAAACAAACCTTGTGGGCCGTACTGATGGCGGGGGGAGCAGGCAACGAATACTACTTCGGCTATAAATTTGACCAGAACGATCTCAAGTGTGAAGACTGGCGCAGTCGCGATCAAAGCTGGGACTACTGCCGCATCGCAATCAACTTCTTTCACGAGCATCACATCCCATTCTGGACGATGACAAACGCCGATGAACTGGTTGGAAATCCAAATCATAGCGTATCGCGATTCTGCTTCGCCTCGCAGGGAAACCTCTACCTGGTTTACCTTCCACAAGGCGGAACCACGAAACTGGATCTGTCTGACGCGAAGGGCGATTTTAACGTCAAGTGGTTTAATCCTCGTGCTGGCGGCGACTTAACAACAGGTTCAGTGAAGTCAATTACTGGTGGAGGGAAAGTCAACCTGGGATCACCTTCTGTGGATCCAAAAGAGGACTGGCTAATCGTAGTTCGTAAAAACAGTAAATGA
- a CDS encoding polyprenyl synthetase family protein — translation MSIAPLDQENSEDNIVPGSAKPAQDASEEKKPVKRKRKRQSTSHLKAVPETLALREEMKAEAEKYVEHLDCSNPFTKATLEAWSRELLERMEQPEKFLGFMMVLIGNFFWKRQFLAIPFERRLLLLPHCLKHAEGCPAEYDEFGLDCEKCGACSIADYKVKAEKLGYKVLVAEGSPVVLKIIVGGYVDGILGVACLNVLEKSIDKVLIAGVPSYAIPLHSGDCKNTKMDEPWIWEVLEEYRPLEEPLTRSYLPTMRASNALFEENFDQILPPRRTKTEQAAQTPLGKTEAIAYDWLKHGGKRFRPFITLAAYNALNKNQTSTTNTDQPEQSYPLGVQKAAMAIEVFHKASLIHDDIEDDDQYRYGQETLHRQHGTGMAINIGDYLIGIGYRLLNEARADIGAEAASDLVEKMAAAHIKLCEGQGAEMSWQDSQSFELAPLDALQIYALKTSPAFEAALYAGIRMTGSVGEYEELISSFSRHIGVGFQILNDLKDWQGDDNNKLITGQDALAMRPTLLLALALQTADDHQKADLKDILLGNPSDGLRIGRLRKIYQDCDVFTKAEALVDKSRARAEELAESVDNEDFKQLLKFFCETVLAEETPEEKPEPNVLMPLAK, via the coding sequence GTGTCCATCGCGCCTTTAGACCAGGAAAATTCTGAAGATAATATCGTCCCTGGCTCAGCAAAGCCTGCGCAAGACGCTTCCGAAGAAAAGAAACCAGTCAAAAGAAAACGAAAACGTCAAAGTACCAGTCACTTAAAAGCGGTTCCGGAAACACTCGCCCTGCGCGAAGAGATGAAAGCGGAAGCGGAAAAGTACGTCGAACATCTCGACTGTTCCAACCCCTTTACCAAAGCGACACTGGAAGCCTGGTCTCGCGAACTGCTGGAGCGGATGGAACAGCCTGAAAAGTTTCTGGGCTTCATGATGGTCTTGATCGGAAACTTTTTCTGGAAACGGCAATTTCTGGCGATCCCGTTTGAGCGACGCCTCTTGCTGCTGCCGCATTGTTTGAAACATGCCGAAGGTTGTCCGGCGGAATACGACGAGTTCGGCCTGGACTGCGAAAAATGCGGTGCCTGTTCGATTGCTGATTATAAAGTCAAAGCTGAAAAGCTGGGCTACAAGGTGCTCGTTGCTGAGGGCTCCCCCGTAGTGCTCAAAATCATCGTCGGCGGTTATGTCGATGGCATTTTAGGAGTCGCCTGCCTGAACGTGCTGGAAAAATCAATTGATAAAGTTCTGATCGCCGGTGTGCCCTCCTATGCAATTCCCCTCCATTCCGGTGACTGTAAAAATACAAAAATGGACGAACCCTGGATCTGGGAAGTGCTCGAAGAGTATCGCCCCCTCGAAGAGCCGCTCACCAGAAGTTATCTGCCGACGATGCGGGCTTCCAACGCGCTCTTTGAAGAAAACTTCGATCAGATTCTACCTCCCCGCCGCACAAAAACGGAACAGGCGGCTCAAACTCCGCTGGGGAAGACGGAAGCCATCGCCTACGACTGGCTGAAACATGGTGGAAAACGATTCCGCCCCTTTATTACCCTGGCAGCCTATAATGCTCTGAACAAAAACCAGACATCCACAACAAACACGGATCAACCAGAACAGAGTTACCCGCTCGGCGTTCAAAAAGCGGCGATGGCCATTGAAGTCTTCCACAAAGCGTCTCTCATCCATGATGATATTGAAGATGACGACCAATACCGCTACGGCCAGGAAACATTACATCGACAACATGGCACTGGCATGGCCATTAACATTGGTGACTACTTAATCGGCATCGGCTATCGCCTGCTAAACGAAGCCCGTGCCGACATCGGTGCCGAAGCCGCATCAGACTTAGTCGAAAAGATGGCAGCCGCGCATATTAAGCTGTGCGAAGGTCAAGGCGCAGAAATGTCCTGGCAGGACAGCCAGTCGTTTGAACTGGCGCCGCTCGACGCCTTACAGATTTACGCCCTCAAGACATCCCCCGCCTTCGAGGCCGCTCTGTATGCGGGAATTCGGATGACCGGTTCTGTGGGAGAGTACGAGGAATTAATCTCTTCGTTCTCAAGGCACATCGGCGTTGGCTTTCAGATTCTGAACGACCTCAAAGACTGGCAGGGCGATGACAATAACAAGCTCATCACTGGCCAGGACGCACTCGCAATGCGGCCCACACTACTACTGGCGCTGGCTCTGCAAACGGCAGACGACCATCAAAAAGCAGACTTGAAAGACATTCTGCTCGGCAATCCTTCCGATGGCCTGCGAATTGGTCGCTTACGCAAAATATACCAGGACTGCGACGTCTTCACAAAAGCGGAAGCACTCGTCGACAAATCACGAGCACGCGCCGAAGAACTGGCAGAAAGCGTTGACAACGAAGACTTCAAACAATTATTGAAATTCTTCTGCGAAACCGTCCTGGCCGAAGAAACCCCCGAAGAAAAACCAGAGCCTAACGTGCTCATGCCCCTCGCCAAGTAA
- a CDS encoding AraC family transcriptional regulator — MENKTPEVQQLPERLVACVSHQGNYIGDTELFKRLFTKVGNWAGAKGLFSAETVFLSSYVNDPCDTPLDELKLDVCISIPEGTDVDDAEIQEKRLPGGSYVVMHAELTGPPEYETAWNLIVDWVEQSDYERDATRPCYELYLNNPEEHPEKHHIVEICVSVKQ, encoded by the coding sequence ATGGAAAATAAAACACCGGAAGTCCAGCAGTTACCAGAACGTTTGGTGGCCTGCGTCTCACATCAGGGTAACTACATCGGCGATACCGAATTATTTAAACGCCTCTTTACCAAAGTTGGTAACTGGGCAGGCGCCAAAGGCTTGTTTTCGGCGGAGACCGTTTTCTTGTCGTCGTATGTTAATGATCCCTGTGATACGCCACTCGATGAACTCAAGTTAGATGTCTGCATCAGCATCCCCGAGGGAACCGACGTTGATGATGCGGAGATACAAGAGAAGCGATTGCCCGGTGGTTCTTATGTTGTGATGCACGCCGAATTAACCGGTCCCCCAGAATATGAAACTGCGTGGAACCTGATCGTGGATTGGGTCGAGCAAAGTGACTATGAACGCGATGCGACTCGACCCTGTTATGAACTGTATCTCAACAACCCGGAAGAGCATCCCGAGAAACATCACATCGTGGAAATCTGTGTGAGTGTGAAGCAATAG
- a CDS encoding DUF5713 family protein: MGRKKKVILPSAGDAFAVPLEDGRYSVCRVLADRITRPRLSIDAVLVASSAWIGSEVPSVDNPELRPILKLTHHAWDEEKIAWISDPVPDTFIPIGTITPTEEEASLNCPSYSDWFSKIQQPLMQWQWDHDREAVIAEDAAREQAQADQAAQKKRERQEQLKQAKLKDLAKHKFFADWTYPPKKAITASRKIMVDTVQALIELGKSASEPDRLNVLQSCVEAFNALDEKLEFIETVEREDICHEFEAIVHACGLGAHENLADEWRDW, from the coding sequence ATGGGACGTAAGAAGAAAGTCATCCTTCCCAGCGCCGGAGACGCATTTGCAGTTCCGCTTGAAGATGGTCGGTATTCTGTGTGCCGCGTGCTGGCTGATCGAATCACTCGACCAAGATTAAGTATCGATGCAGTCTTAGTCGCATCCTCTGCCTGGATCGGGTCTGAAGTACCCTCCGTGGATAATCCGGAATTAAGACCAATTCTTAAACTTACACATCATGCATGGGATGAGGAAAAAATTGCCTGGATCAGTGACCCCGTCCCCGACACATTTATTCCGATTGGAACCATTACTCCCACGGAAGAAGAAGCGTCCCTGAATTGTCCTTCATACAGTGACTGGTTCTCAAAGATACAACAGCCCTTGATGCAGTGGCAGTGGGATCATGATCGTGAGGCTGTCATAGCAGAGGATGCTGCCAGGGAACAGGCGCAAGCTGATCAAGCAGCACAGAAAAAACGGGAACGCCAAGAACAATTGAAACAGGCAAAGTTGAAAGACCTCGCAAAACACAAGTTTTTCGCAGACTGGACGTATCCTCCGAAAAAAGCGATCACAGCTTCACGCAAAATCATGGTCGACACAGTTCAGGCGTTGATCGAACTTGGTAAGTCAGCAAGCGAACCCGATCGGCTCAATGTGCTGCAGAGCTGCGTCGAAGCCTTCAATGCACTCGACGAAAAACTGGAATTCATTGAAACCGTCGAGCGTGAAGATATCTGCCACGAATTCGAGGCCATCGTGCATGCGTGCGGCTTAGGCGCACATGAAAATCTGGCCGATGAATGGCGTGACTGGTAA
- a CDS encoding ATP-binding protein, producing MADKKLTVVISQAQGKNPAKRELEETLAATLMMEPDLEVSLVPHLYDLSADHTGTLFLQAIRGDMVVLSWLYPRASHWVLDRQNVRGQEGLVLLKAETDEDEEELEAAEEKSAPFENPERQNTIPDRKIYSIDLRVSSNPEDYISEIKRISQDAQVQTFQLMNVIQESPKPAQLEKYLKPLDAISAQKDNSSANEANQLEPTKRRWYPVIDYSLCTNCMECIDFCLFGVYGVDQGGQILVEEQDSCKKGCPACSRVCPENAIIFPGHKTPGIAGADGEVAGLKIDLSKLFGAPDALEMAARERDVELVAEGRDAVGMTVGIPNRLKVSQETSDELDELIDSLDAMDL from the coding sequence ATGGCTGATAAAAAATTGACAGTAGTGATCTCTCAGGCTCAGGGGAAAAATCCCGCCAAGCGTGAGTTGGAAGAAACGCTGGCAGCAACACTCATGATGGAACCCGACCTTGAAGTCTCTCTGGTGCCTCACCTCTATGACCTTTCCGCCGACCACACAGGAACCCTGTTTCTGCAGGCGATCCGCGGTGATATGGTCGTCCTGTCATGGCTGTATCCGCGCGCTTCACACTGGGTCCTCGATCGGCAAAATGTACGCGGTCAGGAAGGACTGGTGCTGTTAAAAGCAGAGACTGATGAAGACGAAGAAGAACTGGAAGCAGCCGAGGAAAAATCGGCCCCCTTTGAAAACCCGGAGCGTCAAAACACAATCCCTGATCGCAAAATTTATTCGATTGATCTACGAGTCAGTTCAAACCCTGAAGACTACATTTCTGAAATCAAACGCATCTCTCAGGATGCACAGGTGCAAACCTTTCAGCTGATGAATGTGATTCAGGAAAGCCCCAAACCGGCACAGCTGGAAAAGTATTTGAAACCGCTGGATGCGATCAGCGCTCAGAAAGACAATAGCAGTGCAAACGAAGCAAACCAGTTAGAACCCACCAAACGTCGCTGGTATCCTGTGATTGACTATAGCCTGTGTACGAATTGCATGGAGTGCATCGATTTTTGCCTGTTCGGTGTCTACGGCGTCGATCAGGGGGGACAAATTCTGGTGGAAGAACAGGATAGCTGTAAAAAAGGCTGTCCTGCCTGTAGCCGCGTCTGCCCGGAAAATGCGATTATCTTCCCCGGCCATAAAACACCGGGCATTGCTGGTGCCGATGGTGAAGTCGCCGGCTTGAAAATTGATCTCTCCAAATTATTCGGCGCACCGGATGCATTGGAAATGGCAGCCAGAGAACGTGATGTGGAACTGGTCGCCGAGGGAAGGGATGCTGTGGGAATGACAGTAGGCATTCCCAATCGTTTAAAGGTTTCACAAGAAACCAGCGATGAGTTAGACGAGCTGATCGACAGCCTGGATGCCATGGACTTATAG